The following are encoded together in the Triticum dicoccoides isolate Atlit2015 ecotype Zavitan chromosome 6B, WEW_v2.0, whole genome shotgun sequence genome:
- the LOC119325685 gene encoding pentatricopeptide repeat-containing protein At1g61870, mitochondrial-like has product MAAAAAALRRALAPAPALLLRRQALVRLLSTQAQSSTAPTISPAELVRIKNSIRSAATPPDELAALFLKGIPHPPFLGDRSIFSLAVSRLTAAARPDLVSSVLSASLTALPAPHPSEGFLIRLIALYAAAGMPTHSLSTFRLVVPPSDRALSALLAAYHDAGQPARAIEAFRDLPAELSITPGVVSHNVLLKCMVATGGVAGARQVFDGMPDKAGVQPDIVSCNEMLKGYLKTGDHAAFDLLLKEVTGGKRRLKPNVTTYKLRMSALCAKGRSFEAEELLDAMGANGVPPNRECFNTVIGGLCKEGEVGAAVALFKRMPEVPRLNGKGVSPNFETYIMLIEALVENNAFVPALEVCKECLANKWAPPFEAVKGLIQGLVKSRKVKHAKELGMAMKKAAKGDAKEEWEKVEADAFQLALAEMKA; this is encoded by the coding sequence atggccgccgccgccgccgcgctccgcCGGGCCCTCGCGCCGGCAccggcgctcctcctccgccgccaggcCCTCGTGCGCCTCCTCTCCACGCAGGCCCAGTCCTCCACCGCCCCCACCATCAGCCCCGCCGAGCTCGTCCGCATCAAGAACTCCATCCGCAGCGCCGCCACGCCGCCCGACGAGCTCGCCGCCCTCTTCCTTAAAGGCATCCCGCACCCGCCCTTCCTCGGCGACCGCTCCATCTTCTCCCTCGCCGTCTcccgcctcaccgccgccgcccgccccgacCTCGTCTCCTCCGTGCTCTCCGCCTCCCTCACCGCCCTCCCGGCGCCGCACCCCTCCGAGGGCTTCCTCATCCGCCTCATCGCGCTCTACGCCGCCGCCGGCATGCCCACCCACTCCCTCTCCACCTTCCGCCTCGTCGTGCCCCCCTCCGACCGCGCCCTCTCCGCCCTCCTCGCCGCCTACCACGACGCCGGCCAGCCCGCCCGCGCCATCGAGGCCTTCCGCGACCTCCCCGCCGAGCTCTCCATCACGCCGGGCGTCGTGTCCCACAACGTGCTCCTCAAGTGCATGGTCGCCACGGGGGGCGTCGCCGGCGCCCGCCAGGTGTTCGACGGAATGCCCGACAAGGCCGGCGTGCAGCCAGACATAGTCTCCTGCAACGAGATGCTCAAGGGGTACCTCAAGACAGGTGACCATGCCGCGTTCGACCTGCTGCTCAAGGAGGTCACTGGCGGCAAGAGgcggctcaagcccaacgtcaccaCCTACAAGCTCCGAATGTCCGCCCTCTGCGCCAAGGGCAGGAGCTTCGAGGCCGAGGAGCTGCTGGACGCCATGGGCGCCAACGGCGTCCCGCCTAACCGGGAGTGCTTCAACACTGTCATCGGCGGGCTCTGCAAGGAGGGAGAGGTGGGCGCTGCGGTGGCGCTGTTCAAGAGGATGCCGGAGGTGCCCAGACTCAACGGGAAAGGTGTGTCGCCCAACTTCGAGACCTATATCATGTTGATCGAGGCGCTGGTCGAAAACAACGCGTTTGTCCCTGCCCTGGAGGTGTGCAAGGAGTGCCTGGCCAACAAGTGGGCGCCGCCGTTCGAGGCTGTCAAGGGTCTGATCCAAGGGTTGGTGAAGAGCAGGAAGGTGAAGCATGCCAAGGAGCTGGGCATGGCGATGAAGAAGGCCGCCAAGGGTGATGCCAAGGAGGAGTGGGAGAAGGTTGAGGCGGACGCCTTCCAGCTCGCGCTCGCCGAGATGAAAGCGTAA
- the LOC119325686 gene encoding uncharacterized protein LOC119325686 — MMNVLSSGNPQNLRIIHQHDISLCPRRSSSAQLAVTVHPPSRTRRPSSGSFHRGAVVPVRAVADGGGESSSGKDDDDDDDEEKRRKDDEEGTSSSASRRNREDLERLVGAPADDGFSGLDLATLIRKRYGRSYDVTLIRKEFMGRNLLAMNVMWKYREQRSFPLTEEEYLLRLDDVANTLRSWGAVAHVRNSLETTKDRPRIGKAVSIFIDVDSAGGGNRSDEWIYK, encoded by the exons ATGATGAATGTGCTCTCCAGCGGCAACCCCCAGAACCTGCGCATAATCCATCAGCACGACATTTCATTATGTCCACGGCGGAGCAGCTCGGCCCAGCTCGCAGTCACCGTGCACCCTCCTAGCCGCACCAGGAGGCCATCCTCAGGCTCCTTCCACCGCGGCGCCGTCGTCCCGGTCAgggccgtcgccgacggcggcggcgagtcCAGCAGCGgcaaagacgacgacgacgacgacgacgaagagaaGCGAAGAAAAGACGACGAGGAG GGGACATCGTCGTCGGCGTCGAGGCGGAACCGGGAGGATCTGGAGCGGCTGGTGGGGGCGCCGGCCGACGACGGCTTCAGCGGGCTCGACCTGGCCACGCTCATCCGGAAGCGCTACGGGCGGAGCTACGACGTGACGCTCATCCGCAAG GAGTTCATGGGGCGGAACCTGCTGGCGATGAACGTGATGTGGAAGTACCGGGAGCAGCGCTCCTTCCCGCTGACGGAGGAGGAGTACCTGCTCCGGCTCGACGACGTGGCCAACACGCTCCGCTCCTGGGGCGCCGTCGCCCACGTCCGCAACTCCCTCGAGACCACCAAGGACCGCCCCCGCATCGGCAAGGCCGTCAGCATCTTCATCGACGTCGACTCCGCCGGCGGCGGCAACCGCTCCGACGAATGGATCTACAAGTGA